From a single Oxalobacter vibrioformis genomic region:
- the ttcA gene encoding tRNA 2-thiocytidine(32) synthetase TtcA, whose amino-acid sequence MTKAITRRQFKKTGYENTKLRKRLCRLTGQAIGDFNMIEAGDKVMVCLSGGKDSFCLLDILLVLQSRAPIHFDIIAVNLNQKQPGFPADILPRYLQERGIAYHIEEEDTYSIMKRLIPEGKAGCSLCARLRRGILYRVASEIGATKIALGHHRDDIIETFFLNLFFGAKLKGMPAKLLTDDGRHIVIRPLAYVKESDLVRYADKQQFPLIPCNFCGPFVNQQRSQIKALMREWEKRFPGRVENIFSALSTLVPSHLMDKHHFDFGSLSAEASLLPDTMEMLAAASTLPDEGDDASFPFVMTS is encoded by the coding sequence ATGACAAAAGCAATAACCCGGCGGCAATTCAAAAAAACCGGATATGAGAACACCAAGCTGAGAAAGCGCCTGTGCCGTCTGACAGGCCAGGCCATTGGTGATTTCAACATGATTGAAGCGGGTGACAAGGTCATGGTGTGCCTCTCAGGCGGCAAGGACAGCTTCTGCCTGCTTGATATTCTCCTGGTTCTCCAGTCACGCGCGCCCATCCATTTCGACATTATCGCTGTCAACCTGAACCAGAAACAGCCAGGATTTCCTGCCGATATCCTCCCACGCTACCTTCAGGAAAGAGGGATTGCGTACCACATCGAAGAAGAAGATACCTACAGCATCATGAAGCGGCTTATCCCTGAAGGGAAGGCTGGCTGCTCGCTTTGCGCAAGGCTGCGCAGAGGCATCCTGTACCGCGTTGCCAGTGAAATCGGCGCGACGAAAATTGCACTGGGCCACCACCGTGACGATATCATCGAAACCTTTTTTCTCAATCTTTTCTTTGGCGCAAAACTCAAGGGCATGCCCGCCAAACTCCTGACCGATGACGGCAGGCACATCGTGATTCGCCCGCTGGCCTACGTGAAGGAAAGTGATCTGGTACGTTATGCGGATAAGCAACAATTCCCGTTGATACCCTGCAACTTCTGCGGCCCGTTTGTTAATCAGCAGCGATCGCAGATAAAAGCATTAATGCGGGAATGGGAAAAACGGTTTCCCGGCAGGGTCGAAAACATCTTCTCGGCCCTGTCCACCCTTGTGCCATCCCATCTGATGGACAAACATCACTTTGACTTCGGATCGCTGTCGGCAGAAGCGTCGCTGTTACCTGACACAATGGAAATGCTGGCTGCCGCCTCAACCCTGCCGGATGAGGGTGATGATGCATCTTTTCCGTTTGTCATGACTTCCTGA
- a CDS encoding autotransporter assembly complex protein TamA yields the protein MAKKRASAQKSHEGLLRVRGFHILFRLWQVFFAAFLFSCLAPVYAEVSAYGVMIDAPDNIQQILEENLSLVRWRGNDKVDRAQLRRLYRQTPDEIKKLLETEGYFSPVIDTKMEPAGESFQIHIAVDPGEPVRVSEVNIIFDGAIILQEASQKPQMSDLKKRWVLHEGMRFRQADWEAAKAALLRQVMRVRYPRARITDSQAVVDPEARTAVLRVEIDSGTPVRFGEIKIIGLSRYSEDIIMRERPVKPGAVYREKALVNWQTHLQDTGYFRFVEVTADVDSGLDEVPVTVSVVENKKRHAAIGVGYSTDTGNRFSLSYDDLKFFGQEWNLKSGVVLETRKQTGHAEIYFPKTEGGFTNSIGGKYERSDIQGEDTRLISLFGKTSWGTPRLEQFVMLEYLNENTRVNGSDDKESEALPLTYGVIKRELNNRLNPTRGYAVQAQIGAAVEPVLTDRSFLRPYLKAAYIHPVGEKGSLLLRTEMGAVLSSSREGIPSTVMFRTGGDQSVRGYAFESLGVKEGRATVGGRYLAVGSVEYQYYFYGNWGAAVFVDAGNAADNLNDLDPAFGYGIGARWRSPAGPLGIDVAYGEETQEFRVHFSFGFTF from the coding sequence ATGGCAAAAAAACGCGCCAGCGCACAGAAATCGCATGAGGGACTGTTACGTGTCCGAGGCTTCCATATTCTTTTCAGATTATGGCAGGTTTTTTTTGCTGCGTTTTTATTTTCCTGTCTTGCGCCGGTTTATGCTGAGGTATCGGCATATGGCGTGATGATTGATGCGCCGGATAACATACAGCAGATTTTGGAAGAAAATCTGTCCCTGGTGCGCTGGCGCGGCAATGACAAGGTTGACCGCGCGCAGTTGCGGCGACTGTATCGTCAGACACCGGATGAAATCAAAAAACTCCTGGAAACGGAAGGTTATTTTTCTCCGGTTATTGATACAAAGATGGAGCCTGCCGGTGAATCGTTCCAGATTCATATCGCCGTTGATCCCGGGGAACCGGTCCGTGTGAGTGAGGTGAATATCATCTTCGACGGAGCTATTATCCTGCAGGAGGCGTCACAGAAACCACAGATGAGTGATTTGAAAAAACGCTGGGTGTTGCATGAGGGGATGCGCTTCAGACAGGCTGACTGGGAAGCCGCCAAGGCAGCACTTTTGCGTCAGGTTATGCGGGTGCGATATCCCAGAGCGCGCATAACCGATTCACAGGCGGTGGTTGATCCTGAAGCGCGCACAGCGGTTTTGCGGGTGGAAATAGACAGTGGAACGCCGGTGCGCTTTGGCGAGATAAAAATCATCGGCCTGAGTCGGTACAGCGAAGACATCATTATGCGGGAGCGTCCAGTCAAACCGGGCGCGGTTTACCGCGAAAAGGCCCTGGTCAACTGGCAGACCCATCTTCAGGATACCGGGTATTTTCGCTTTGTTGAGGTGACCGCTGATGTGGATTCAGGGCTGGATGAAGTACCCGTGACAGTGAGTGTTGTCGAAAACAAGAAGCGGCATGCGGCGATCGGTGTCGGTTACAGCACTGATACCGGTAACCGGTTCAGCCTGAGTTACGATGACCTTAAATTTTTCGGCCAGGAGTGGAACCTGAAAAGCGGGGTGGTACTGGAAACCCGGAAGCAGACAGGGCATGCCGAGATTTATTTCCCGAAAACCGAGGGCGGTTTTACCAACAGTATTGGCGGTAAATATGAACGCTCGGATATCCAGGGTGAAGATACGCGTTTGATCAGCCTTTTTGGCAAAACATCCTGGGGGACACCACGGCTTGAACAGTTTGTGATGCTGGAGTATCTCAATGAAAACACCAGGGTCAATGGCTCGGACGACAAGGAAAGTGAAGCCTTGCCATTGACTTATGGCGTGATCAAGCGGGAACTGAATAACCGGCTTAATCCGACACGCGGCTATGCTGTCCAGGCGCAGATTGGCGCTGCGGTTGAGCCGGTCCTGACAGACAGGAGTTTTTTGCGGCCTTATCTCAAAGCGGCTTATATTCATCCCGTCGGGGAAAAGGGAAGCCTGTTGTTACGGACAGAAATGGGGGCGGTTTTGTCCAGTTCCCGTGAAGGCATTCCTTCCACCGTGATGTTCAGAACCGGTGGTGACCAGTCAGTGCGCGGCTATGCTTTTGAAAGCCTGGGTGTCAAGGAGGGGCGAGCCACCGTGGGAGGGCGTTACCTGGCGGTGGGCAGCGTGGAATACCAGTATTATTTTTATGGCAACTGGGGCGCGGCTGTTTTTGTCGATGCGGGCAATGCGGCGGACAATCTTAACGATCTGGACCCGGCATTCGGTTATGGTATCGGTGCACGATGGAGAAGCCCGGCCGGTCCCCTGGGTATTGATGTGGCATACGGGGAAGAGACGCAGGAATTCCGTGTGCACTTTTCTTTCGGGTTTACATTCTGA
- the queC gene encoding 7-cyano-7-deazaguanine synthase QueC encodes MSSLNHALVLFSGGQDSTTCLAWALAHYTHVETIGFDYGQRHHIELAMRPTILSRLRTLSDDWNNRLGMDHVIDLSLIASLSDTAMTTETEIRFMENGLPNTFVPGRNLLFMMVAATLGYRRNLDILVGGMCETDSSGYPDCRDDTMKALQLTLNLGMAGQFRVETPLMWKDKAQTWQLAKNIGGTALVDLIREETHTCYLGERGTLHDWGHGCGACPACELRKRGYRIFSGNPASG; translated from the coding sequence ATGTCATCTCTCAATCACGCGCTTGTTCTGTTCAGCGGGGGACAGGACTCCACAACCTGCCTGGCCTGGGCCCTTGCCCACTATACACATGTAGAAACCATCGGATTTGATTACGGGCAGCGGCACCACATCGAACTCGCCATGCGTCCAACCATTCTCTCCAGGCTGCGCACCCTTTCGGATGACTGGAATAACCGGCTAGGGATGGATCATGTCATCGATCTCTCGCTGATTGCCAGTCTCTCGGATACCGCCATGACAACAGAAACGGAAATCCGATTTATGGAAAACGGGCTGCCCAATACCTTTGTTCCGGGACGCAACCTGCTTTTCATGATGGTCGCAGCCACACTGGGCTACCGCCGTAATCTGGACATCCTCGTGGGCGGCATGTGTGAAACCGATTCATCAGGATATCCGGATTGCCGGGATGACACCATGAAAGCACTGCAATTGACCCTGAATCTGGGCATGGCAGGACAATTTCGCGTGGAAACCCCGCTGATGTGGAAAGACAAGGCCCAGACATGGCAACTGGCCAAAAATATCGGTGGCACGGCCCTTGTTGACCTGATCCGTGAAGAAACCCACACCTGCTACCTGGGTGAACGCGGCACATTGCACGACTGGGGACATGGTTGCGGAGCGTGCCCAGCCTGTGAACTGCGCAAAAGAGGTTATCGCATTTTCTCCGGTAATCCCGCCTCTGGTTGA
- a CDS encoding DUF3108 domain-containing protein, which yields MTPDNKQTKFLRWLFPLVCSIILVMMTPYTLADTPAAGKTVSPPPSVNLDYVVRANYSAMSIGGTSNIKWKQSGSEYATQSSARGNLVGQLLDTSSKGIIGTKGLKPSLFTEKRRNRDETRTTFDQDSKALKFSDSGESLFFSDGIQDQASIVWQLVSMARAQPENFTPGKKLTFMVSGRNRIDQWDFTIVDEITFLTSLGEIKAVHLIRTDKKGKTTEVWLAPDREWYPVKLVFFDKKGLRLEQIIKKITPG from the coding sequence ATGACTCCCGATAATAAACAAACAAAGTTTTTGCGCTGGTTGTTTCCCCTTGTCTGCAGCATTATTCTGGTGATGATGACTCCGTATACCCTGGCTGATACACCTGCTGCGGGCAAAACGGTTTCGCCGCCTCCCTCCGTCAATCTGGATTATGTCGTTCGCGCCAATTACAGCGCCATGAGTATCGGGGGCACCTCCAATATCAAATGGAAACAGTCCGGAAGTGAATACGCAACGCAAAGCAGCGCACGGGGCAACCTGGTTGGACAGCTTCTCGATACATCCAGCAAAGGCATTATCGGGACAAAAGGACTTAAACCCTCCCTCTTTACAGAAAAACGCCGTAACCGGGATGAAACCCGGACCACATTTGACCAGGACAGCAAGGCCCTGAAATTTTCAGACTCCGGCGAATCCCTGTTTTTTTCTGATGGCATCCAGGATCAGGCCAGCATTGTATGGCAACTGGTATCCATGGCGAGAGCACAGCCGGAAAACTTCACCCCCGGGAAAAAACTGACATTCATGGTGTCGGGGAGAAACCGGATTGACCAGTGGGATTTCACCATCGTCGATGAAATCACCTTCCTGACGTCGCTGGGCGAAATCAAGGCCGTTCACCTCATAAGAACCGATAAAAAAGGAAAAACCACCGAAGTCTGGCTGGCGCCGGACAGGGAATGGTATCCGGTCAAACTGGTCTTTTTTGACAAAAAGGGACTGCGCCTGGAACAGATTATCAAAAAAATCACACCAGGATAA
- a CDS encoding adenylyltransferase/cytidyltransferase family protein, with protein sequence MPPFLKKICLRTELPARIAHLPRPLVVTNGVFDILHRGHVTYLARAKALGASLIVAVNTDASVKRLGKGDDRPINICEDRMAVLAALESVDLVVSFEEETALEIVQEIVPEFYAKGGDYDMVAIPEGIAVISQGGKAIAIPFEHDRSTTAMLSRIRQP encoded by the coding sequence ATGCCCCCTTTCCTCAAAAAAATCTGCCTGCGTACCGAATTGCCAGCCCGGATAGCGCATCTGCCCCGGCCACTGGTTGTGACCAACGGGGTTTTTGATATTCTGCACCGGGGGCACGTCACTTATCTTGCCCGGGCAAAGGCACTGGGGGCTTCCCTGATAGTTGCCGTCAATACGGACGCGTCCGTCAAACGTCTGGGAAAAGGGGATGACCGCCCGATCAATATCTGCGAAGATCGCATGGCGGTGCTGGCGGCACTCGAATCCGTCGATCTGGTCGTTTCCTTTGAAGAAGAGACGGCGCTGGAAATCGTGCAGGAGATCGTGCCGGAATTTTATGCAAAAGGCGGGGATTATGATATGGTCGCCATTCCCGAAGGCATTGCCGTGATTTCACAGGGAGGGAAAGCCATCGCGATTCCTTTTGAACATGACCGCTCCACAACCGCCATGCTTTCCCGGATAAGGCAGCCGTGA
- a CDS encoding dihydroneopterin aldolase has protein sequence MHTLLHPRLTDCRRVFLRNCEITTRIGIHDYEKQGPQRLIINVDLFIPLAISTPLEDELAEVIDYSFIREAIDSLVSRGHINLQETFCDELAHLLLAHPDIRAVRVTTEKPDVYDNADSIGVEVFHIKREKT, from the coding sequence ATGCACACCCTTCTCCATCCCCGCCTGACAGACTGCCGCCGTGTTTTTCTCCGCAATTGCGAAATAACCACGCGTATCGGCATTCACGACTACGAAAAACAAGGCCCGCAGCGCCTGATCATTAATGTGGATCTGTTTATCCCATTGGCGATCTCAACCCCCCTTGAAGACGAACTGGCAGAAGTGATTGACTATTCCTTCATCAGGGAAGCCATCGACAGCCTGGTTTCACGCGGCCACATCAATCTGCAGGAAACTTTCTGCGATGAACTTGCCCATCTGCTTTTGGCGCATCCGGATATCCGGGCGGTCCGTGTCACCACGGAAAAGCCCGATGTCTATGACAATGCCGACAGCATCGGGGTTGAAGTTTTTCACATCAAACGGGAAAAAACCTGA
- a CDS encoding translocation/assembly module TamB domain-containing protein yields MRRWLIILLAVPVVAVVTLLVVIQHEFALKWVADKIVSSSNGSIILNGVSGSLTGTMKVEEAVYLTPERKISAEEVEISWWPSRILLGQLGVESVTVSRLTIESGVPSDAPFTLPESLVPPLSIHVGKVQVDQLTYDALRFQDVRLSLDANKAAWELKEAGFESPFGIVSAELKLGTHAPFSLDGKATVNHEKAEGTAQVAGDLHDIRFEGQFAGFGAEVKANAKVTPFAGFILPSLSLNAKNVDPSQVSADWPQSRIQATAEIQTKADESVAGSVRIDNTIPGTIDANRLPLRTVTARMGGNTQIMLLEQLVMDMGAAGQFSGNGRLSLDGVDLSLRTGRFDLSGIHSSIRKTAISGNIAVSAEEKKQVMTVKLAESRLALDARVIHASDRLDLPLFRLRAANGEIQLEGSMGLTLARDFSFDGKASRFNLSALGAYPSSEINATIAAKGHLSPEWHAAINYALQPSRFLDNPLTGKGRFTVTATALRDVEVLLALGPNSFNANGAFGKAGESLRWKLDAPKLAALGKPFEGTVAGEGTLSGTFEALQAKLKLDGSDLAFPGPVRAKSIHADGRFGTRPADLMDVRIDARNLAAADMLWSALQFQANGTLQAHSLEASAQNNTMDLYTRAAGGWKAKQGWGGEIQALENKGKQPFSLASPAPLHAGTRLFSLQDFTLTFPDGRLVVNKLEKRGSRIRSDGYAKGFPLRYLTAFAPALRQKVGGQLVFGAEWSVDMDRMLTGKVHVYRESGDLTIRGDTSVKLGLTEMDMRLNLAKNELDVLANIKGETTGVIQLTANAQLVRNRNGWHFPKQSPFRLQLDADMPTLDWVSVVSGQPDIDINGSLKVKINGAGTIGDPRLTGTFAGNALSFRWYTWGVKLHDGQLLARLDNNRVTLEQATIRGDEGVFRMEGGGSFDHGNMHINLSFLADKLLLLSSPDKQLALSGQGQMTLDNEKMTLNGKWRVDKALIQSVEYNNVNFSDDVVVLGREDSASESKKPMAVAMDMTIDLGDRFRIDGWGLDARLEGNLQVASAEDQSLRVFGKVQAVNATFNAYGQKLTVERGNVVFSGPAERPSLDILAIRKVPTFGMEDAVEAGVQVRGTPQNLQVKLVSNPNVSDSEKLSWLILGHGGAQSANDHDRSVVAAAAAALLSTSSLGSMQSGLASTIGVDEIGVGAGADMESTVLSVSKQISNRLYLTYEQGISTVSNLVKLRYIVSQRVRVEAATGTSSAIDLLYEWSFD; encoded by the coding sequence ATGCGGCGCTGGCTTATTATTCTCCTGGCGGTTCCGGTTGTTGCGGTGGTGACATTGCTTGTTGTGATACAGCACGAGTTTGCCCTGAAATGGGTGGCAGACAAAATTGTTTCGTCCAGTAACGGCAGTATTATTCTCAATGGCGTCAGTGGTTCCCTGACGGGGACGATGAAAGTTGAGGAGGCGGTATACCTGACGCCGGAACGAAAAATATCTGCCGAAGAAGTGGAGATTTCCTGGTGGCCCTCCCGCATCCTGCTTGGTCAGCTCGGTGTGGAATCAGTAACGGTTTCCCGGCTGACAATTGAAAGCGGGGTACCATCGGACGCGCCTTTTACGCTGCCGGAATCGCTGGTGCCCCCCCTGTCCATTCATGTCGGGAAGGTGCAGGTGGACCAGTTGACCTATGATGCGCTCCGCTTTCAGGATGTCCGTTTATCCCTTGATGCGAACAAGGCGGCCTGGGAGCTGAAGGAGGCGGGTTTTGAGAGTCCCTTCGGCATAGTCAGTGCGGAACTGAAGCTGGGTACGCATGCGCCTTTTTCTCTTGACGGCAAAGCGACGGTAAACCATGAAAAGGCGGAAGGGACGGCCCAGGTGGCTGGAGATCTTCATGATATCCGCTTTGAGGGACAGTTTGCCGGGTTTGGCGCGGAGGTGAAAGCCAATGCCAAGGTCACGCCTTTTGCCGGTTTTATCCTGCCATCCCTTTCTCTCAACGCGAAAAACGTGGATCCCTCACAGGTAAGTGCCGACTGGCCGCAAAGCCGGATTCAGGCAACCGCAGAGATTCAGACCAAAGCGGACGAATCGGTTGCGGGCTCGGTTCGCATCGATAACACTATCCCGGGCACGATTGATGCAAACCGCCTGCCTTTGCGGACGGTAACCGCCAGGATGGGAGGAAATACACAAATCATGCTGCTGGAGCAACTGGTGATGGATATGGGCGCAGCCGGTCAGTTCAGCGGCAACGGAAGGCTGAGTTTGGACGGTGTGGATTTGTCCCTGCGCACCGGGCGTTTCGATCTGAGTGGCATTCATTCCAGTATCAGAAAAACCGCCATTTCAGGCAATATTGCCGTATCGGCAGAAGAGAAAAAACAGGTCATGACCGTCAAGCTGGCGGAGAGCCGCCTCGCGCTGGATGCCAGAGTAATCCATGCGAGTGACCGGCTTGACCTTCCCCTGTTCAGGTTGCGTGCAGCCAACGGCGAGATACAGCTGGAGGGCAGCATGGGACTGACACTGGCTCGTGACTTTTCCTTTGACGGAAAAGCGAGTCGTTTCAATCTGTCAGCGCTGGGCGCTTATCCTTCTTCGGAGATCAATGCGACGATAGCTGCCAAGGGGCATCTTTCTCCTGAGTGGCATGCCGCCATCAATTATGCCTTGCAGCCCAGCCGTTTTCTCGATAATCCCCTGACGGGAAAAGGCCGGTTCACGGTGACGGCAACCGCATTGCGGGATGTGGAGGTATTACTGGCGCTGGGACCGAACAGCTTTAATGCCAATGGAGCTTTTGGCAAAGCCGGAGAAAGTCTGCGGTGGAAACTGGATGCGCCCAAACTGGCTGCGCTGGGCAAACCGTTTGAAGGCACTGTGGCGGGCGAAGGGACGTTATCCGGCACATTTGAAGCATTACAGGCCAAATTGAAGCTTGATGGCAGTGATCTGGCGTTTCCCGGTCCGGTTCGCGCGAAATCGATTCATGCGGATGGCCGTTTTGGTACCCGCCCGGCCGATTTAATGGACGTGCGCATTGACGCCCGGAATCTGGCTGCCGCTGACATGCTGTGGTCTGCGCTGCAGTTTCAGGCAAACGGGACGCTGCAGGCCCACAGCCTGGAAGCGTCAGCACAGAACAATACCATGGATCTTTACACCCGGGCTGCTGGTGGATGGAAGGCAAAACAGGGGTGGGGTGGTGAAATACAGGCGCTCGAAAACAAGGGAAAACAACCCTTTTCCCTGGCATCTCCCGCACCGCTTCATGCGGGAACACGGCTCTTTTCCCTTCAGGATTTTACGCTGACATTCCCGGATGGGCGGCTGGTTGTGAATAAACTGGAAAAGCGCGGTTCACGCATCCGGTCAGATGGCTATGCCAAAGGCTTTCCGCTGCGATATCTGACGGCCTTTGCCCCGGCACTCAGGCAGAAAGTGGGAGGGCAACTGGTTTTCGGAGCGGAGTGGTCGGTGGATATGGATCGGATGCTGACAGGGAAAGTGCATGTTTACAGGGAAAGCGGAGATCTGACGATACGGGGTGATACCAGCGTCAAGCTGGGATTGACGGAAATGGATATGCGCCTGAATCTGGCGAAAAACGAACTGGACGTGCTGGCCAATATTAAGGGAGAGACAACGGGTGTCATCCAGTTGACAGCCAATGCCCAGCTTGTGCGCAACAGGAATGGCTGGCATTTTCCGAAACAAAGCCCGTTCAGGCTGCAACTTGATGCCGATATGCCGACACTTGACTGGGTCAGTGTTGTCAGTGGTCAGCCTGATATTGATATCAACGGTAGCCTCAAGGTAAAGATAAACGGGGCGGGCACGATTGGCGACCCTCGCCTCACCGGGACATTCGCAGGCAATGCCCTGTCATTTCGCTGGTATACCTGGGGGGTGAAACTGCATGACGGGCAGCTCCTGGCCCGTCTTGACAATAATCGCGTCACACTGGAACAGGCTACGATCCGGGGAGATGAGGGCGTTTTCCGTATGGAGGGCGGCGGCAGTTTTGATCATGGCAACATGCATATCAATCTGAGTTTCCTGGCAGACAAGCTGCTCCTTTTATCCAGTCCGGACAAGCAGTTGGCCTTGAGCGGGCAGGGGCAGATGACCCTGGATAATGAAAAGATGACGCTCAATGGAAAATGGCGGGTGGACAAGGCGCTGATCCAGTCCGTTGAATACAATAATGTGAATTTCAGTGACGATGTGGTTGTGCTCGGACGGGAGGATAGCGCCAGCGAGTCCAAAAAGCCGATGGCTGTCGCCATGGATATGACCATTGATCTGGGAGACCGCTTCCGGATTGATGGCTGGGGGCTGGATGCCCGTCTGGAAGGTAATTTGCAGGTGGCATCAGCTGAGGACCAGTCTTTGCGAGTGTTCGGAAAAGTTCAGGCGGTCAATGCCACTTTCAATGCCTATGGGCAAAAGCTGACGGTTGAGCGGGGAAATGTGGTATTCAGCGGGCCTGCCGAGCGTCCTTCCCTGGATATCCTGGCAATTCGTAAAGTGCCGACTTTCGGGATGGAAGATGCCGTGGAAGCTGGTGTGCAGGTCAGGGGGACACCGCAGAATCTGCAGGTCAAGCTGGTGTCCAATCCCAATGTCTCGGATTCAGAAAAGCTGTCATGGCTGATACTGGGGCATGGCGGGGCGCAGAGTGCCAATGATCATGACCGCAGTGTGGTTGCGGCTGCGGCTGCGGCATTGCTCAGCACCTCTTCTCTGGGCAGTATGCAATCCGGCCTGGCCAGCACGATCGGTGTGGATGAGATTGGGGTAGGCGCTGGAGCCGACATGGAAAGCACGGTCCTGTCTGTCAGCAAACAGATATCAAACCGCCTGTACCTGACCTATGAGCAGGGCATTTCTACCGTGTCGAACCTGGTCAAGCTGCGTTATATCGTTTCACAGCGGGTGCGTGTTGAAGCGGCAACCGGTACGAGCAGTGCGATTGACCTGCTGTATGAATGGAGTTTTGACTGA